In Nitrospirota bacterium, a single genomic region encodes these proteins:
- a CDS encoding glycosyltransferase family 39 protein: MENRRYKFLFILIMLAVTLLRILYIKYGPLDLSTEEAQYWEWSRRLDLSYYSKGPMVAYIIYILTKIGGNTELAVRTGAVVISILISILLYIFTKDIFKSERAAFFAGVVPQVTPLFAAGSILMTIDPPFILFWGLSIYFLRKAVTERENIFWYLTGIAIGFGLLSKYTMAMFYPLVFLFLLLSKKDRHWLIRKEPYLAFIISIIIFSPVIIWNIQHDWVTVKHVIGQANVPAGFRASSKWFIEFIVSQVGIITPLVFAGILYAMIKSGQLALKNPRDHLLLFLTSAPVIIFFALKSLQGKVQANWPAHAYFTAFVSVSGIFEGLYLKKRGIRIFVISAIFIGIILTGFAHYPQISSLFGIELKPKMNPTNRLIGWEEVGHRTGTIYREMSERNHTFIFSDSYHVAGELAFYVPENPVTYNVNLGRRMNQYDLWEGFNNFIKSDAIFVKMGGDDFPDALKVAFSRYEKEPFYIYRSGKQVREFSIFRCYDFKGLKIPIEKLKY; the protein is encoded by the coding sequence ATGGAGAACAGAAGGTATAAATTTTTATTTATTCTGATTATGTTAGCGGTCACCCTGCTACGCATACTTTACATAAAATACGGTCCACTTGACCTCTCAACCGAAGAAGCACAGTACTGGGAATGGTCAAGGAGGCTTGACCTCAGTTATTACAGCAAGGGTCCTATGGTTGCGTATATCATTTACATTCTCACAAAGATCGGTGGAAACACAGAACTTGCTGTGAGAACAGGTGCTGTGGTCATTTCTATCCTGATATCTATCCTGTTATATATATTCACAAAGGATATATTCAAAAGCGAGAGGGCAGCTTTTTTTGCAGGGGTTGTGCCACAGGTTACACCGCTATTTGCAGCGGGCTCAATCCTTATGACTATAGACCCTCCATTTATACTCTTCTGGGGTCTTTCAATATATTTTTTAAGAAAAGCGGTTACGGAGAGGGAAAATATATTCTGGTATCTTACCGGTATTGCAATTGGTTTCGGTCTTCTCTCAAAATATACGATGGCAATGTTTTATCCTTTAGTTTTTTTATTCCTTCTTCTTTCAAAAAAAGACAGGCATTGGCTTATCCGAAAAGAACCATATTTAGCCTTCATAATCAGCATCATCATATTCAGTCCTGTCATCATCTGGAATATCCAGCATGACTGGGTCACAGTGAAGCATGTAATAGGACAGGCGAATGTACCTGCAGGATTTCGCGCCTCCTCAAAGTGGTTTATAGAATTTATTGTCTCACAGGTAGGTATCATTACACCCCTGGTCTTTGCAGGAATTCTCTATGCGATGATTAAAAGCGGACAACTCGCATTGAAGAACCCCAGAGACCATCTGTTACTCTTTCTTACATCTGCACCTGTAATAATCTTCTTTGCCCTTAAGAGTCTTCAGGGAAAGGTTCAGGCAAACTGGCCTGCCCATGCTTATTTTACTGCCTTTGTCTCTGTATCAGGAATATTTGAAGGTCTATATCTAAAAAAACGTGGTATCAGGATATTTGTTATCTCTGCAATCTTTATCGGAATTATCCTTACTGGATTTGCACATTACCCTCAGATCTCAAGCCTTTTCGGTATAGAATTAAAGCCAAAGATGAATCCAACAAATCGGCTCATTGGATGGGAAGAAGTCGGACATAGAACAGGCACTATCTATAGAGAGATGAGTGAACGGAACCATACATTTATATTCAGTGATAGTTATCATGTTGCAGGTGAACTTGCTTTCTATGTCCCGGAGAATCCAGTAACCTATAATGTCAACCTCGGTAGAAGGATGAACCAGTACGACCTGTGGGAAGGGTTTAACAACTTCATCAAGAGTGATGCAATCTTTGTAAAGATGGGTGGTGATGATTTCCCTGATGCCCTAAAAGTTGCATTCTCCAGATACGAAAAAGAACCGTTCTATATCTATAGAAGTGGAAAGCAGGTAAGGGAATTCTCTATATTCAGGTGCTATGATTTTAAGGGGTTAAAGATTCCGATCGAAAAGTTGAAATATTAA
- a CDS encoding DUF3553 domain-containing protein, with product MGDQRIYLRLGDSVQHLRYPEWGIGRVVEERHSTLSGGFCFVRVVFQDGIERSFINDLDNNNCCYYAGVRLNGYITL from the coding sequence GTGGGTGATCAAAGGATATACCTCAGACTTGGAGACAGCGTGCAACACCTGAGATACCCCGAATGGGGTATAGGGAGGGTAGTTGAGGAAAGACACTCTACACTTTCAGGTGGTTTCTGTTTTGTAAGGGTAGTTTTTCAGGATGGTATCGAACGGTCATTCATAAATGACCTTGACAACAATAACTGCTGTTATTATGCTGGGGTAAGGCTTAATGGTTACATCACGCTGTAA